A stretch of Geobacter sp. DNA encodes these proteins:
- a CDS encoding DUF4157 domain-containing protein encodes MKKCMAEREVEAAELRKQERSEAETVSDTAIQSGVRAQGAVDSAVPAGRGKPGMLEHAALVTSISGRRPVQAARLMCALQHDFGNRYARRVLALSAQGAGKTDVTPEVETGIQTARGGGQALDSTVRSRMEPAFNADFSNVRVHTGGKADGLNRALSARAFTTGQDIFFKEGEYNPASSTGQELLAHELTHVVQQGGGVQGKFEVSSPDDEQEREADVMARSVVATMADPQQLHGATAEHGAAQARQFSPKALPAATASRKLQRRMVATGDPRGFATLANSIIAVQYEVVVSAAGVVSVRSTSVQGPPTPAAQELVSVLNTVIGDSKATTIEFIHGTTSTRASDQNVIAGNYALSRVDLDDLAMAGGSAGRGLTAGTWLAHEIQEQYRKQAHGEGYGAAHAAGMATEERASGATITPGTMTQINATTIQWTDTYTYPDGRREAVTVTVTNGNITNVSRRALP; translated from the coding sequence ATGAAAAAGTGCATGGCTGAGAGAGAAGTTGAAGCGGCTGAACTGCGCAAACAGGAGAGGTCCGAAGCCGAGACGGTCAGCGATACGGCAATCCAGAGCGGAGTGCGCGCACAGGGAGCCGTCGATTCGGCTGTCCCGGCGGGGCGCGGGAAACCCGGCATGCTGGAACATGCCGCGCTCGTTACGAGCATCTCCGGGAGACGGCCGGTGCAGGCGGCGCGACTCATGTGCGCCTTGCAGCACGATTTCGGCAACCGGTATGCCCGGAGGGTGCTGGCTCTTTCGGCACAGGGGGCGGGAAAGACCGATGTGACACCGGAAGTGGAAACCGGCATCCAGACTGCGCGGGGGGGTGGCCAGGCCCTGGACAGCACGGTCAGGTCCCGCATGGAGCCGGCGTTCAATGCGGATTTCAGCAATGTACGGGTGCATACGGGCGGCAAGGCCGATGGACTGAACCGGGCCTTGTCGGCGCGCGCCTTTACCACGGGACAGGACATCTTCTTCAAGGAAGGCGAATACAATCCCGCCAGCTCGACAGGGCAGGAACTGCTGGCGCACGAACTGACCCACGTGGTGCAGCAGGGTGGCGGGGTCCAGGGGAAATTCGAGGTCAGCAGCCCGGACGATGAGCAGGAGCGGGAGGCTGATGTCATGGCGCGCTCGGTGGTGGCGACCATGGCCGATCCGCAACAGCTTCATGGGGCAACGGCCGAGCATGGAGCCGCCCAGGCGCGCCAGTTTTCTCCCAAGGCGCTTCCGGCAGCCACCGCTTCACGGAAGCTGCAGCGGAGGATGGTGGCAACGGGCGATCCCCGCGGATTCGCGACCCTGGCCAATTCCATCATTGCCGTGCAGTACGAGGTGGTAGTCTCTGCCGCCGGGGTGGTATCCGTCAGGTCGACCAGTGTCCAGGGGCCGCCGACACCGGCGGCGCAGGAGCTGGTGAGCGTGCTCAACACCGTGATCGGCGACTCGAAGGCCACCACCATCGAATTCATCCATGGCACGACTTCGACCAGGGCCAGCGACCAGAACGTTATCGCCGGCAATTACGCCCTCTCCCGGGTCGATCTCGACGATCTGGCCATGGCCGGCGGATCGGCAGGGCGCGGACTGACCGCCGGAACCTGGCTGGCGCACGAGATCCAGGAACAGTACCGCAAACAGGCCCACGGCGAAGGCTACGGCGCTGCCCATGCGGCCGGGATGGCAACTGAGGAGCGGGCCTCCGGGGCGACGATCACCCCCGGCACCATGACCCAGATCAATGCCACCACCATCCAGTGGACCGACACCTACACCTATCCCGACGGCAGGCGCGAGGCCGTAACCGTGACCGTGACCAACGGGAACATCACCAACGTATCCAGAAGGGCACTGCCGTGA
- a CDS encoding DUF4255 domain-containing protein has protein sequence MLDDLDKTLQELLRQELPPGVVSQVSISFAPPDDRFPPSSVTLPAIDLFLYDIRENRELRNREWELERRSDGTGRKRRPPVRVDCSYLITAWPSGASSTPAYDEHRLLGEVMKALLRHPTIPKELLQGTLMGQAPDLPAVSLLPGQLQSMAEFWQALGGKPKAALNYTITIGVEPFAPEETGPLVTDKLLKFKQGVGEG, from the coding sequence ATGCTCGACGACCTCGATAAAACCTTGCAGGAACTGCTCAGGCAGGAGCTCCCCCCCGGCGTGGTGAGCCAGGTCTCCATCAGCTTCGCCCCGCCGGACGACCGCTTCCCGCCGTCGTCGGTGACGCTGCCGGCCATCGACCTGTTCCTCTACGACATCAGGGAGAACCGGGAGCTGCGCAACCGGGAGTGGGAGTTGGAGCGGCGCAGCGACGGCACGGGCCGGAAGCGGCGGCCGCCGGTGCGGGTCGACTGCTCCTACCTGATAACGGCCTGGCCCTCGGGTGCTTCGAGCACGCCGGCTTATGACGAGCATCGCCTGCTGGGAGAGGTGATGAAGGCGCTCCTGCGGCACCCCACCATCCCCAAAGAGCTCTTGCAGGGGACGCTGATGGGGCAGGCTCCAGATCTTCCCGCGGTCAGCCTGCTGCCGGGCCAGCTGCAGAGCATGGCGGAGTTCTGGCAGGCACTCGGCGGCAAGCCGAAGGCAGCACTCAACTATACCATTACCATCGGTGTGGAACCGTTCGCTCCGGAAGAGACCGGACCGCTGGTTACCGACAAACTGCTGAAGTTCAAGCAGGGGGTGGGGGAGGGATAA